Proteins encoded by one window of Govania unica:
- a CDS encoding ABC transporter permease, producing MSAPSVPAVAAPAVKERTPWPAGLVLGLGVIAVLAALPVVLPWLGAPDADSINLYDRFARPGSEAHILGADHLGRDLLSRVAAGFDWSFMSALLATALSLAIGAPLGLLAADRPGWPRRVVLQIVNLTMSFPSLVAAICLIAIIGQGFMSLVLVLGLLTWPIFARIVYAESLSLLEKDYVIAARFMGVRQWRILFRHVLPALRPSLLAAIAFHFADMLIAESALSFLGIGAPLDSATWGNMLSDSRSFLYQAPWMMLMPAAAIVLVVVAANLIGDGVSTLLRGRSQRTL from the coding sequence ATGAGCGCTCCCTCTGTTCCGGCTGTTGCTGCTCCGGCTGTGAAGGAGCGCACTCCCTGGCCCGCCGGGCTGGTGCTTGGCCTTGGCGTGATCGCGGTTCTGGCTGCCTTGCCGGTTGTGCTGCCCTGGCTCGGTGCGCCGGATGCGGACAGCATCAATCTGTATGACCGCTTTGCCCGTCCGGGCAGTGAAGCGCATATCCTTGGTGCCGATCATCTTGGGCGTGACCTGTTGTCACGGGTGGCTGCCGGGTTTGACTGGTCGTTCATGTCCGCGCTCCTCGCCACCGCGCTGTCGCTGGCCATCGGGGCTCCGCTTGGGCTGCTTGCGGCCGACCGGCCGGGCTGGCCGCGCCGGGTGGTGTTGCAGATCGTCAATCTTACCATGTCGTTCCCGAGCCTTGTGGCCGCCATCTGTCTGATCGCCATCATCGGTCAGGGCTTCATGTCGCTGGTCTTGGTGCTTGGGCTTCTGACCTGGCCGATTTTCGCCCGTATCGTTTATGCGGAAAGTCTGTCGCTCCTGGAAAAAGACTATGTCATCGCCGCCCGCTTCATGGGTGTGCGGCAATGGCGCATTCTGTTCCGTCATGTGCTGCCGGCGCTGCGGCCGTCGTTGCTGGCGGCGATTGCGTTCCATTTCGCCGACATGCTGATCGCCGAAAGCGCGCTGTCGTTCCTTGGCATTGGCGCGCCGCTTGATAGCGCGACCTGGGGCAATATGCTGTCGGACAGCCGGTCGTTCCTCTATCAGGCACCGTGGATGATGCTGATGCCAGCTGCTGCTATCGTTCTGGTGGTGGTGGCCGCGAACCTCATCGGTGACGGCGTATCCACCCTGCTGCGCGGCCGCAGCCAGCGTACTCTGTGA